In one Diabrotica virgifera virgifera chromosome 7, PGI_DIABVI_V3a genomic region, the following are encoded:
- the LOC126888414 gene encoding myrosinase 1-like isoform X1 yields MVSKQVWLISIVLSTSFATTINVSKFPKDFMFGTSTASYQIEGAWNEDGKGENIWDRVIHRVPSPVIDNSTADIACDSYHKYKEDVAMLKHLGVTHYRFSLSWSRILPTGFNNKINPLGIAYYKNLIKELRANNIESLVTIFHWDTPQPLENLGGWTNELIVDRFVDYAKVVFENFGDDVKYWLTFNEPKQTCNGGYGNMQRAPLVDSSGIGEYLCTHNVLKAHAKTWHLYDKHFRSTQKGKVGITIDTAWLEPDTNSTRDVDAAERGQQFVHGWYTRPLTLGDYPELMKKTIAKRSSLQGFSQSRLPQFTKDEIEYLKGTLDYLGLNYYTTFMARDSDDEKIDDISFEADAQISAYQKDEWPKSATPWLRVVPWGLRKTLNWIKNIYGDIPILITENGVSDNASSLEDDTRVDYYQQHLSSLKDAMDDGVNVFGFTAWSLMDNFEWLQGYTEHFGLYRVDFSSPNRTRTPKKSAKYFKNVIQYRCVLGNSTCDK; encoded by the exons TTTTGCGACAACAATCAATGTATCCAAATTTCCAAAAGATTTTATGTTTGGTACGTCAACAGCATCCTATCAAATCGAAGGAGCATGGAACGAAGATGGTAAAGGAGAAAATATTTGGGACAGAGTAATTCACAGGGTGCCATCACCAGTTATCGATAACTCAACCGCAGATATAGCTTGCGACTCTTATCACAAATATAAAGAAGATGTGGCTATGCTTAAGCATTTGGGAGTCACCCATTATAGATTTTCGTTGTCTTGGTCCAGAATTTTACCGACAG GTTTTAATAACAAAATCAACCCACTTGGAATCGCTTATTACAAAAACCTCATCAAGGAACTTAGAGCCAACAATATCGAGTCTTTAGTAACTATATTCCATTGGGATACACCCCAACCATTGGAAAACTTGGGTGGATGGACCAACGAGCTAATAGTTGATAGATTTGTAGATTACGCCAaagtggtatttgaaaatttcGGTGATGACGTTAAATATTGGTTGACATTCAACGAACCGAAGCAAACCTGCAACGGAGGTTACGGTAACATGCAAAGAGCCCCTCTTGTTGATTCATCTGGTATTGGGGAATACCTTTGTACCCATAACGTCCTCAAAGCTCATGCGAAAACGTGGCATTTGTATGACAAACACTTTCGTAGTACACAAAAAG GAAAAGTTGGGATAACTATAGATACCGCTTGGTTAGAGCCAGACACTAACAGTACCAGAGACGTAGATGCTGCAGAACGAGGACAGCAGTTTGTT cATGGATGGTATACCAGACCGTTAACTTTGGGTGACTATCCAGAACTGATGAAGAAAACAATCGCAAAAAGAAGCTCACTTCAAGGCTTCAGCCAATCGCGTCTTCCACAATTCACTAAAGACGAAATCGAGTACTTAAAAGGTACCCTTGACTATTTGGGGCTGAATTATTATACCACGTTTATGGCACGAGATTCTGATGATGAAAAAATAGACGATATTTCTTTTGAAGCAGATGCACAAATAAGCGCTTATCAAAAAGACGAATGGCCGAAATCTGCCACACCATGGTTAAGG GTTGTTCCTTGGGGACTAAGAAAAACATTGAACTGGATCAAGAACATATATGGCGATATACCAATATTAATAACGGAAAATGGGGTATCAGACAACGCTTCTTCTTTAGAAGATGATACAAGGGTTGACTATTATCAG CAACACTTGAGTAGTTTGAAAGATGCTATGGATGATGGAGTAAATGTTTTCGGTTTCACAGCTTGGAGTTTGATGGACAATTTTGAATGGTTACAGGGCTACAC GGAACACTTTGGGCTGTACCGTGTAGATTTTTCAAGCCCAAATCGAACAAGAACTCCAAAGAAATCTGCAAAATACTTCAAAAATGTGATACAATACAGATGTGTTTTAGGAAACTCTACATgtgataaataa
- the LOC126888414 gene encoding myrosinase 1-like isoform X2 has protein sequence MVSKQVWLISIVLSTSFATTINVSKFPKDFMFGTSTASYQIEGAWNEDGKGENIWDRVIHRVPSPVIDNSTADIACDSYHKYKEDVAMLKHLGVTHYRFSLSWSRILPTGFNNKINPLGIAYYKNLIKELRANNIESLVTIFHWDTPQPLENLGGWTNELIVDRFVDYAKVVFENFGDDVKYWLTFNEPKQTCNGGYGNMQRAPLVDSSGIGEYLCTHNVLKAHAKTWHLYDKHFRSTQKGKVGITIDTAWLEPDTNSTRDVDAAERGQQFVHGWYTRPLTLGDYPELMKKTIAKRSSLQGFSQSRLPQFTKDEIEYLKGTLDYLGLNYYTTFMARDSDDEKIDDISFEADAQISAYQKDEWPKSATPWLRGTLWAVPCRFFKPKSNKNSKEICKILQKCDTIQMCFRKLYM, from the exons TTTTGCGACAACAATCAATGTATCCAAATTTCCAAAAGATTTTATGTTTGGTACGTCAACAGCATCCTATCAAATCGAAGGAGCATGGAACGAAGATGGTAAAGGAGAAAATATTTGGGACAGAGTAATTCACAGGGTGCCATCACCAGTTATCGATAACTCAACCGCAGATATAGCTTGCGACTCTTATCACAAATATAAAGAAGATGTGGCTATGCTTAAGCATTTGGGAGTCACCCATTATAGATTTTCGTTGTCTTGGTCCAGAATTTTACCGACAG GTTTTAATAACAAAATCAACCCACTTGGAATCGCTTATTACAAAAACCTCATCAAGGAACTTAGAGCCAACAATATCGAGTCTTTAGTAACTATATTCCATTGGGATACACCCCAACCATTGGAAAACTTGGGTGGATGGACCAACGAGCTAATAGTTGATAGATTTGTAGATTACGCCAaagtggtatttgaaaatttcGGTGATGACGTTAAATATTGGTTGACATTCAACGAACCGAAGCAAACCTGCAACGGAGGTTACGGTAACATGCAAAGAGCCCCTCTTGTTGATTCATCTGGTATTGGGGAATACCTTTGTACCCATAACGTCCTCAAAGCTCATGCGAAAACGTGGCATTTGTATGACAAACACTTTCGTAGTACACAAAAAG GAAAAGTTGGGATAACTATAGATACCGCTTGGTTAGAGCCAGACACTAACAGTACCAGAGACGTAGATGCTGCAGAACGAGGACAGCAGTTTGTT cATGGATGGTATACCAGACCGTTAACTTTGGGTGACTATCCAGAACTGATGAAGAAAACAATCGCAAAAAGAAGCTCACTTCAAGGCTTCAGCCAATCGCGTCTTCCACAATTCACTAAAGACGAAATCGAGTACTTAAAAGGTACCCTTGACTATTTGGGGCTGAATTATTATACCACGTTTATGGCACGAGATTCTGATGATGAAAAAATAGACGATATTTCTTTTGAAGCAGATGCACAAATAAGCGCTTATCAAAAAGACGAATGGCCGAAATCTGCCACACCATGGTTAAGG GGAACACTTTGGGCTGTACCGTGTAGATTTTTCAAGCCCAAATCGAACAAGAACTCCAAAGAAATCTGCAAAATACTTCAAAAATGTGATACAATACAGATGTGTTTTAGGAAACTCTACATgtga